The following proteins are co-located in the Microbulbifer sp. VAAF005 genome:
- a CDS encoding adenylosuccinate synthase — protein MGKNVVVLGTQWGDEGKGKIVDLLTEKVSLVVRFQGGHNAGHTLVIDGEKTVLHLIPSGILRPSVTCLIGNGVVLSPEALLKEMAELEEREVPVRERLRLSPACPLILPVHVALDQAREKARGAKAIGTTGRGIGPAYEDKVARRGLRLGDLCNWDNFCHQLKELIDYHNFALTEYYKVDPVSYEDTVEQAKIWREQLVPMITDVADHLHKARENGEHILFEGAQGSLLDIDHGTYPFVTSSNTTAGGTATGSGFGPLYLDYVLGITKAYTTRVGGGPFPTELDCEVGRHLGEKGHEFGATTGRQRRTGWFDAVAVRHAIRINSISGLCLTKLDVLDGLEEVKVCVGYRNSAGEEVPVPFDAAGWEGVEPVYESMPGWTENTVGVRREADLPANARAYIARIEELVGAPVDIVSTGPDRNETIVRESSALCEMGIHNASV, from the coding sequence ATGGGCAAGAACGTAGTAGTACTGGGTACCCAGTGGGGCGATGAGGGCAAGGGCAAGATTGTCGATTTGCTAACCGAGAAGGTCTCGCTGGTAGTGCGTTTCCAGGGTGGTCACAATGCGGGCCACACCCTGGTTATCGATGGCGAAAAAACCGTACTGCACCTGATTCCCTCCGGTATCCTGCGCCCCAGCGTAACCTGCTTGATCGGCAATGGTGTGGTGCTCTCCCCGGAGGCGCTGCTGAAAGAGATGGCTGAGCTGGAAGAGCGCGAAGTTCCTGTGCGCGAGCGCCTGCGTCTTTCCCCGGCGTGTCCGCTGATCTTGCCTGTGCATGTTGCCCTCGACCAGGCCCGTGAAAAAGCACGCGGCGCCAAAGCGATCGGTACTACAGGTCGCGGTATTGGTCCCGCTTACGAAGATAAAGTTGCTCGTCGCGGTCTTCGCCTGGGTGATCTGTGCAACTGGGATAACTTCTGCCACCAGCTGAAAGAGCTGATTGATTACCACAACTTCGCTCTGACCGAATACTACAAAGTTGACCCGGTCAGTTATGAGGACACCGTTGAGCAGGCCAAGATCTGGCGCGAGCAACTGGTGCCGATGATCACCGACGTTGCCGATCACCTGCACAAAGCGCGCGAGAACGGAGAGCATATCCTGTTCGAAGGCGCCCAGGGTTCCCTGCTGGATATTGACCACGGTACCTACCCGTTCGTAACTTCCTCTAATACCACTGCTGGCGGTACCGCTACTGGTTCTGGTTTTGGTCCTCTGTACCTGGATTATGTATTGGGCATTACCAAGGCCTACACCACCCGCGTTGGCGGTGGCCCATTCCCTACCGAGCTGGACTGCGAAGTTGGTCGTCACCTGGGTGAAAAAGGTCACGAGTTTGGCGCTACTACTGGCCGCCAGCGCCGCACCGGTTGGTTTGACGCTGTTGCTGTGCGCCACGCGATCCGAATCAACAGTATTTCTGGCCTGTGCCTGACCAAACTGGATGTTCTCGATGGTCTCGAGGAGGTAAAGGTTTGTGTGGGCTACCGCAACAGCGCTGGTGAAGAAGTCCCAGTACCATTTGATGCTGCAGGTTGGGAAGGTGTCGAGCCGGTTTATGAGTCTATGCCCGGTTGGACAGAGAACACTGTCGGTGTGCGTCGTGAAGCGGATTTGCCGGCCAATGCACGCGCCTATATCGCTCGAATCGAAGAGCTGGTGGGCGCTCCGGTAGACATTGTTTCTACAGGCCCCGATCGCAACGAAACCATTGTTCGCGAATCTTCCGCTTTGTGCGAAATGGGTATTCACAACGCTAGCGTTTAA